A stretch of the Pseudomonadota bacterium genome encodes the following:
- the nagB gene encoding glucosamine-6-phosphate deaminase: MEVVILADDAAVSRLAAATVSQLVCSRPDAVLGLATGSTPRGMYAEMVRLHREGRLDLSQTTTFNLDEYVGLSPSDPTSYHAYMREALFDHVPVRRWHVPDGLAADIPAACAAYEREIVAAGGIDCQVLGLGHDGHIGFNEPTSSLGSRTRIKTLAPETVEANRRFFEGREVPRHVITMGIGTILESRHCLVLALGEAKASAVAAMVEGPITAMCPASALQMHARVTVVLDEAAASRLSMRDYYRSVYQSKPEWQRVEVDAL, encoded by the coding sequence ATGGAGGTTGTCATTCTTGCCGATGACGCGGCGGTTTCGCGTCTCGCGGCCGCGACCGTGAGCCAGCTCGTTTGTTCCCGTCCAGACGCGGTTCTCGGTCTCGCCACGGGCTCGACGCCGCGGGGGATGTATGCCGAGATGGTGCGCCTCCACCGCGAGGGGCGTCTCGACCTCTCGCAGACGACCACGTTCAACCTCGACGAGTACGTGGGGCTGTCGCCGTCCGATCCGACCTCGTACCACGCCTACATGCGAGAGGCGCTCTTCGATCACGTGCCGGTGCGGCGCTGGCACGTTCCTGACGGCCTGGCCGCCGACATCCCCGCGGCCTGCGCCGCGTACGAGCGCGAGATCGTGGCGGCCGGCGGCATCGACTGCCAGGTTCTCGGCCTGGGGCACGATGGGCACATCGGCTTCAACGAGCCCACGTCGTCCCTTGGCTCGCGCACGCGCATCAAGACCCTCGCTCCGGAGACGGTGGAGGCGAACCGCCGCTTCTTCGAGGGCCGCGAGGTGCCGAGGCACGTCATCACCATGGGCATCGGCACCATCCTCGAGAGCCGCCACTGCCTGGTTCTCGCGCTGGGTGAAGCGAAGGCGTCGGCCGTCGCGGCCATGGTCGAGGGCCCGATCACGGCGATGTGCCCCGCGTCTGCGCTGCAGATGCACGCGCGGGTCACGGTGGTGCTCGACGAGGCCGCCGCCTCGCGGCTGTCGATGCGCGACTATTACCGCAGCGTCTATCAGAGCAAGCCGGAGTGGCAGAGAGTCGAGGTCGATGCGCTGTGA
- a CDS encoding PIG-L family deacetylase, with translation MSFSFSQPGGRAFVPDGSDVDVALARTTHLAIGAHADDVEFMAWWPIHQCASRDDLWLTAVVVADGRGSPRSGPYAGTSDTQMRDIRFGEQCEAARLGRYSAVLCLDHASEAIRARPADAGARGLRAELSAVVGACGAREIYTHSLADRHDTHAALAVAVVDAICALPEAQRPQRLYGGEVWGALDWLCESDKTVFDVSDAETLMGSLMGVFASQLEGGKRYDLATLGRKRANATYLHPREVDRAAALDYALDMTPLVREPSLDPRAFVRACIQRFQAEVEARLERFC, from the coding sequence ATGTCTTTCTCATTCAGCCAACCTGGCGGTCGCGCCTTTGTCCCGGACGGGAGTGACGTCGACGTCGCGCTCGCGCGCACGACCCACCTCGCCATCGGCGCGCATGCCGACGATGTGGAGTTCATGGCGTGGTGGCCCATCCACCAGTGCGCGTCTCGAGACGATCTCTGGCTGACCGCCGTTGTGGTGGCCGATGGCCGCGGCAGCCCGCGGTCGGGGCCCTACGCGGGGACCTCTGACACCCAGATGCGTGACATCCGCTTCGGCGAGCAGTGCGAGGCGGCGCGTCTGGGGCGTTACAGCGCCGTGCTCTGCCTCGATCACGCCAGTGAGGCCATCCGTGCCAGGCCCGCCGATGCGGGCGCCAGGGGCTTGCGCGCGGAGCTGTCGGCTGTCGTGGGCGCCTGCGGCGCGCGAGAGATCTATACCCACAGCCTCGCAGATCGCCATGACACCCACGCCGCGCTCGCGGTGGCCGTGGTCGACGCGATCTGCGCCCTGCCTGAGGCACAGCGTCCTCAGCGTCTCTACGGAGGAGAGGTCTGGGGAGCGCTCGACTGGCTGTGCGAGAGCGACAAGACGGTCTTCGACGTCTCTGACGCCGAGACGCTGATGGGGTCGCTGATGGGGGTCTTCGCTTCGCAGCTCGAGGGGGGCAAGCGCTACGATCTTGCCACCCTGGGCCGAAAGCGCGCGAACGCCACCTACCTGCATCCCAGAGAGGTCGATCGGGCGGCGGCCCTCGACTACGCCCTCGACATGACACCCCTTGTGAGAGAACCGTCTCTCGACCCACGCGCGTTCGTGCGCGCCTGCATCCAGCGCTTCCAGGCAGAGGTGGAAGCGCGTCTCGAGAGGTTCTGCTGA